A genomic segment from Tachypleus tridentatus isolate NWPU-2018 unplaced genomic scaffold, ASM421037v1 Hic_cluster_2, whole genome shotgun sequence encodes:
- the LOC143242266 gene encoding uncharacterized protein LOC143242266: protein MNCNRLLPLLFELRHPKNYKPMFWQRILRFACLVLVATVVEGQKIYDNLYPDKSSSTDKNELPKIPNQGYNKQNDIPAVTHKNKLMYQYLGNWIMNTSKKYLDFVGSDRNNPEQYNHDYRLDQRPSYGSSSELKKIDIPMKDQSIYKFLNKTHNKHYKKFNYGDADKEEHTKNNFSYNGTIQKLFWDKIELLKRANQGYNKQNGIPPVTHKNKQMYQYLANWIMNASKKYRDLVGSNRNNPEKYNHDYRLDQRPSYGSSSELKKIDIPVNKDANKEEHTKNNSQFSFRSRKKFMHDIVLKETLNYIMKGLINEMAKERSVTGINHTRSTEEHTKNNSQFSFRSRKKFMHDIVLKETLNYIMKGLINEMAKERSVTGIKHTRSTSTEIPTTVIPLK from the coding sequence AATTACAAACCCATGTTTTGGCAACGTATTCTTAGATTTGCTTGCCTGGTTTTGGTTGCCACAGTGGTGGAAGGACAGAAGATATATGACAATCTTTATCCTGACAAGTCTTCTTCCACTGATAAAAACGAACTACCGAAAATACCAAATCAAGGGTACAATAAGCAGAATGACATCCCTGCAGTAacgcataaaaataaactaatgtatCAATATTTAGGCAATTGGATAATGAATACTTCAAAAAAATATCTTGATTTCGTTGGATCTGATCGTAATAATCCTGAACAGTATAACCACGATTACAGACTAGATCAGCGGCCATCCTACGGAAGTAGTTCTGAATTAAAGAAAATTGATATACCCATGAAAGATCAAAGTATATAcaaatttctaaacaaaactcataataaacattacaaaaagttTAATTACGGAGACGCCGACAAAGAAGAGCACACTAAAAACAATTTCAGTTATAATGGGACAATCCAGAAACTTTTTTGGGATAAAATCGAACTACTGAAAAGAGCAAATCAAGGGTACAATAAACAGAATGGCATCCCTCCAGTAacgcataaaaataaacaaatgtatcaatatttagCCAATTGGATAATGAATGCTTCAAAAAAATATCGTGATTTAGTTGGATCTAATCGTAATAATCCTGAAAAGTATAACCACGATTACAGACTAGACCAGCGGCCTTCGTACGGAAGTAGTTCTGAATTAAAGAAAATTGATATACCCGTGAACAAAGACGCCAACAAAGAAGAGCACACTAAAAACAATTCACAATTTTCCTTTCGCTCAAGAAAGAAATTTATGCATGATATTGTACTGAAAGAAACTCTTAATTATATTATGAAAGgtttaattaatgaaatggcTAAAGAGCGAAGCGTTACTGGTATCAATCATACAAGAAGCACAGAAGAGCACACTAAAAACAATTCACAATTTTCCTTTCGCTCAAGAAAGAAATTTATGCATGATATTGTACTGAAAGAAACTCTTAATTATATTATGAAAGgtttaattaatgaaatggcTAAAGAGCGAAGCGTTACTGGTATCAAACACACAAGAAGCACATCAACCGAGATTCCTACTACTGTTATACCATTGAAGTAA